GAACCACGCGaaggaagatcaaaataaaagCAACATAAGCCCACTTAGGAACAAAGAAATACTGAAAGCATCAAACTATAACAAAGATGAGAAAGGTAAAAGGAAAGCATCGAACTTTAAGAAATACTAAAAGCATCAGACTTTAAGAAATATATGTGAGGTATTTGGTTTTCTCTGTGCCATCACTGATGGTATCATGAGAAAGGCTTCCATGGGGGTTGTGTCAAGACAAAGTAAGATGAAGAAGAAGGTGAGGAAGCTAGAAAAGGAAGGGAAGATGGACAATGACAATGAAGACTGGGAGGACAATAAGGAGGATACATGGGAAAATTAGGTTTTCAAGCTTTAGTGAAACTAGAATCTGATCAACAatgattatgttgttttgctttatTTATGTTTTTCTTAATACTTTGTTTGTGAAAGTAGTGAATGTAGTTAGTTTCTCTGATATTATGAGGCCTGCATACCTTTTTAATTAGAATTTTATTATGCCCATATCCATAGTTAAAGTTCTTAGCCTTGTTGATactaaaaatacttttattatgcTCGGAAGGTGGTGGTTAGTTAAGATTAGTATGTTTAGTTATAGAGACATGATAATTTTTGATTAACTCTAAGGAACATATGGTTGGGCTCTCTTGACTAGATGCATTATGCTAGTTCTTTTGTTGTTGTACTCTGATTTTGTTGTTTTGTAGGTTCAAGGCCTTCTCCTTGCTAATATAATAAAAAAGAAAGGTGAGCACAACCCTAGAACATAAAACAATGTAGTTAACCAAAACTAGGGAAAACAAACAACAAGGTTGTGCCCATGAAAATTAACAGCAACATTATGATCGTAGCAGGGCAAGAGAAAAAACGTAAAGCTAAAACAAAAACTCCATAAATCAAGCAAGAGGCTAGGCCCAAATAGGACATGAAAAGCCCCGACCACTCCAAACAGGGGCCAAACCACAAAAGGTAAACCACCAACACAACCCATAGAAGGGGAAAAAAATACCACCAACATGTGCACCCAAAAGATCCACCTCCTATACACCAAGATCAAGTACAATGGAggcaaaaggaaaggaaaaagatagaagaaaaaacattaaaaacatggAGGTCCAAGTCAAATGTAAGGAGAGGGAATCCCACACATCTCAAGATTCCTCACACCACTACTAGGGAGGCACAAAGAGAAAACCCATAAATCAAGCCTTGAACCACACCAAGGGAACCTAGAAGGGATAGAAAAAGACAACTGACAAGGTGCAAATGAGACCAGACACACACCGAGAGAGGAAGAAGCCAAAAGTTCATGAAAAACACTAATAGACTCCACTTGGAGCATTCCCATAGAGGCCAACAAAGAAGAGGTGATAAGAACCTCCTATACAAAAGAGGAGCATGACACAAGGAAGAAAAAAGGCTCCTACAAGGCCACATGACAAGGGACCCAGAGGCACACCCAAACCAGGTCAAACGTAGCAACCATGAGGGATCTACAATAAGAAATGCCCATAACCAAAAAAAAATCCTCATTGAACTAACACCCATGCATCGTCATTAATGTTTGGATCATTTTCCTTTGAAACTAAATCCTCTGTAGATCTACCCCCTGAAACCCTAAGGCCACATTAGTTCAAACGACTCCTGCTCCCACTCATCACTACTCTTTTTGGTGTATCTATTGTTGTGATgaagtgttttttttaatttaagacTATAAGCTTGTGAATTTAATTGTTGAAATCCTTTTGTCtatggatttttttaatttttttttggcttgGTGACCCAATAGTTTAATAAGACTCCTAGTCTTGACTATGCCAGTTCTACAAAATTTTACTATAAAAATATGGATATAAATAACATTCACAAAAATATTTCTTATGATCTaaacaaaaatatttataatataaaatcattaaatttcatacttttctttactttaaagTAAAATTGCATGTCATATTTGCATACAAGTTCTTACTTCTTTTTCTTACATATGCATATCATATTTGCATAAAAGTTCAAACATGTGCAAGGAATTCTTcttcttaaaaacacaaaaaaattatagCCAATGATCCTTTTCTTTTGTGCCCACAAGCTACATGCAACTATTTTCTCTTGCATCTACAAATGCATAAATAGTTGTTCCCTTTCACATCTATAAAATGGATAGAATAATCATTTCATTTGCATCAAATAAAATACATGCACAATAAATTATTGTGGAACTACAATATGCAAATAGACAAATATTTCTTTTGTACCCATAAAATGTATGtactctatttttatcttttgtaCACAAAAAATGTATTAGAATAGCAAGCCAACTTCACCTTTTTGAATAATTTACAATTGAGAAAAACATTTTGTAAACATATGATATAAGATGTAGATTGATTCCAAAAATCTTGGAATGCATGTACATCAATTATTTGAGCCTTTTTATTTTGAGATTATATTCTATAAGGATGAGTGATTTTTCATTCTTCtatccaaatgatttttttttgctaaaatcaAAGAGTCTCTTGTTTAAGAAATTTCAATCTACAAGCTTAGTGAAAAGAAGACATAATTATCACTATTAAGTTTTATGTGACATAAAATATAGAATGATTTACAATTAGAAAAATGTATTCTTAAGAAAATATCTTTATATGCTTTAGAAAAATTGTTGCACCAATTttcttaattatatttaaaatatttgaatttcaaatttttaataagATTTTGCATATGAATTCCCTTTTTCACATTACCCATTAAAATACTGATGATCATTTTATTTATCAGAAACTGTCAGACTTAAAACGGGCATGCAATGCCTTAACACCAAATGATACTTTATGCCGCCATATATCAGATATCTAAAGACGGGGTGATAATTTGTATGTTGTAATGTGTATGATCCTATACATATCTTGGGACAGAATACAACACTGTAGTCGGTGGTACCAGAAGGGCAAGAGAAATTGTTGGAAGAATCGTCCTTGGTATAACTGTAGGCCTGAGGGCACTGGTTCTTGAATATCATCGAGTAGTTTGTGGGAGGGCAGTTGTTGGCATAACTACCAGTGCAGCAGTACTGGTCGGTTTGAAAGACATTGCAGGCAGTATTGCATCCTCCCTCCACCTTCAATTCAGCGGGGCACACAGCATTGATGTCGGTTCTGCAGGCAGAGCCGGTGCACTGTGCATTGGTGGGATTGATGGAGAGAGGAACGTTGAAGCCGTCCACCAGAGAGACGTCGTAGTAGTCCGTGTTGCCATTTACATTGAGGGTATACTCCGCCAGCGTGGTCGGAACGGCTCCCGAGACTTGGCAGCTCAGTTGGCCGCCGCAGTCACCGGTTTGACAGGTTCCTCGGCCGCTCGCATTGAAAGAACAGCCGGTTCGGCCCCAAAATCTTCCCGCCTGTGTCCCCGCCGGCACATCCACCGTCCACGTCTTAGCCCGGTCCAGCTGCTGCCCTCCTAATCCGGGTAGTCCTGCTGCCCAAACTGTGTACCCGCACTGGTTCCGTATATCAAACTTCACTGCCCCAGCCTCTGCAACAAAACATACACACACAAATTATCGTAAGGCTTAGAGAGATGTATATACTTTTCAACAACCTACAACACGTAGTATTTTACCAACACAATTTACCTTGCATATAAAGGGATATGGCAAGTCCAGCAACAAGAACAAGCGCAAGATCTGATAATATGGCCATTATACCTTCTAGATTGAAtgattgaatgaagatggatagattggGTATATGAGGAGGGATTTGTCATTTTTATAGAAAGGATCGCTCAATGATCGCTCGGCCATTGACGAAGGGAGCATGGAGCCGGCTCGAGAAGCCGTGTATGCTACGGATATCAGAATTCAAACTTGCATTTACTACATGATTTTGACTTTAGCGAACACGTTCCCCGACTTCAGCAACTTCAAAAAGCCACTTATCTTTGTAAATTTTAAAGGTTGTCAACATTCGGAGCATAGCTATAATACTAGCAATTGCATTTTGGGTCAAATCAAGTATGTATATAGTGAGAGATAGAAAGAAGAGATATAatggtagagagagatagagagagattgaaGAATAATTACAAAGACATAGAGAGAGTGtgatagaagaatatagaaggagagatagagatagagaggcaaagagatgATAAGTAAAGATAGACAAACAAACAtagatggacaaataaagagagaaaTAAGGAGGGAGACAGATGGTGGAGGATAGGGAGCAGAtggggggagggagagatggggtgAGGGAGGGAtaaagagagggaaggagagaaagggagagataaattaataataaataataatataatgttgggatgggtgacctccaaggaaggcccaatgcttcacctctgtgagcatcacTTAGATGTAATGTGTGCCAAGTGTACctttcattctcatgagagatgagttcttgtgaaccactactcatgaaacatggctCAATTAGTTTAACTCAAAAGTTACAgagttgaatcttgatagcaatattaTAATTTGACTACTtttggaaaatatctcctactcaTGAATAATATAATAATCTTATTGTGTGAAATatcatataattattatattagcaTATTTTCTTATTAGAATATATATCATTTGTTAGATTATATATTTACATGGAGAGACATTCTATACAACCACAATACAATTGACTATTCCAAATAGTCTGTGTAAACATAAAGAAATGCTTGACAATTACAAAAGAGAATGTGGAAGATTGAATAGGATGCAAATCGAATGCACAGTTACAAAACTTGCACATGAAGAGTTTGACGTTACTGCACAACTATAGAGGTATGGCAGTTGTTTGTCTTTGATATAGATCTATTTAAATGAAATCATTTCCTTCCCCTCTCTCGACTCTACGAACTATTTGTTTACATCCCCCTTTCTCTATTCTACAAATTATTTTTCACACTAATGGCTAGTACGACTATTTTAGTACTTATCCAAGAACATATGACCTTTTGCATGCTAAACACATATTCTCTGGGTTGATGAAAATGTACAAATGCGGATCTAAGATCTAAGGGATTCAttattttgacaatattttttaGTTTGCATTGTTATGAGTTAATatatgatccgaattatggattttgatgacaacacctgagtgagaacttgcggtattgtggatttgtttacatgaacaaggtaaacacataattgaagcaagccaaaaagtaatctattcaattcgaaaatccaacatatatgaGTTCATGACATTCCAaggtgatgcagagcatcatgtaaaaccaacaaaccatcaaggatcatgctgatccaatcatctgaacaacattttagaggcatttctcatgtaacaacacaccttatcattgaatcaataacaaatatgataggttcctcaatcttatcaaaaataatTACAACGTTTACAttccataaaataaaaaatttaataaataaccTTCAATTAATCACAAAACTTTCATCATATCCTTACAAAATCATAACAATCAATCATGATTCCATCCACTTCATGCTTCCAATCACCTTCCAAATCTGTCCCAGTTGTGACAGTTTTGATACACTGCATTCTGTTATTAACATATTTCAAACCAGACAACAACATGGAAATCGCTTTGGTGAAGAAGTAGATAACTAGGATTAATAAcacatatccaaaatttagaacAATCCAATGGTTGACTTAAGAGTTGTCGTCTCCGCACCGAGACTGTTTTGACTGTTCCAAAAAAAACAAGAATTGTGCATgtacagtccgcctagggcatcaaatatctcccaaaatacaaacccatttgatatgaaataaaatcaATCTGAAATCCTCTTTAATCTACTCTCATAATAACTAAGATTCTAATTTTTCTCATGGTTAAAATTTGGAATAAGATCAAACCCTTGCACACACCTTTGTGAATGAGGGTTTACAAACCGTGTTTACAAAAACTAACAaaactcattcattccttcataaaaaaacaccaaaccaaagccaaaataaagTTAACTAATTGCCCTaacttttcataataattatacaccatttCCAGGCCTTACATGGCTGTACAAGGCCTGGAAATAGAGAAGATAACCATTTTAGGACTGTaaaacaaaggtttttgaattcccaatttcaatcaAAATGTAATCCTTCTTTCTCTTCAGCTTGGATCAACATTATATCATTTAAATAGTGATTCCCATCATTTGGAACTATAATAACTTCCCTTTAACCAATTTGGAactcctcatttatgcattttacgtccttattacccttatttgggtcttttaacacattttggaacacttcaacctcatgaggaccttttggacaatttatgaaaaatggcttacatagccttacattatgatttacaatgactcaaatagaccttaTAAGCTCAAACATTATTGAAATTACTCATGACATCCCTCTTGAACTCATGGAACCTCctgaaactaggtgctcctacaccataccgCCGACCTTGAAAgatttccaagtcccttggaaacatagggACCATCAACTTGCAAGAAAAAAAATTAGTGTCTTGGATCAAAATCATCACCTTCATCTttgtcttttcctcttcatcttatcACCCTTCTCATGCCTTTGCTACAATCAAAATCTTGAAGAGGACACAGACTGTCCAACCTCTCAACTACTCccatccatggagtatccaataGCTGCAAATCAAGGTATTCCTCAAGAATTCACCTCTCCTACTACACACACACAAACTCAGACTTCCTTTGCCTCACTTAGGAGTCCCCCcattgcctctctccctagtctcttggccACTAACAACCAGGTTCTTCCCTAACCTGTTGCAACACCTTCTCTACAGCTAGATGGATTAACACCTGCAACCAAAAACACTGGCAACACAAAATCTCAAATATTTATgtgctaggtcctggtgtggattgcctccttcggcgCTCTACCCACACATTAAGGCtcttctagctctaataccaatttgatgtagagcatcctagaaaaccaatcacaactctaggatcatgttgatctatccatattttcatcatgataacaattcattagaggcatatttcatcatacttcaacaatcaatcaatcaagaaaacataaacttaatctaggtatcaaacttgccaacttgctgtCCCCATGGATACACCTGAAAACAGAGGTCTATAACTCTCTAAACAGAGAAACACACCTCAATCCATTCAGTTAGACTTTGAATAACTGGATTGAAAACAACATATCTAAAAATTATCCATATCCAATGGTTCGATTAAAAGTTATGGCCACTGCATTgagacccatttctgttgtccccaaacaaagcatgtgcatgccc
This genomic stretch from Cryptomeria japonica chromosome 8, Sugi_1.0, whole genome shotgun sequence harbors:
- the LOC131045860 gene encoding pathogenesis-related thaumatin-like protein 3.8, producing the protein MAILSDLALVLVAGLAISLYMQEAGAVKFDIRNQCGYTVWAAGLPGLGGQQLDRAKTWTVDVPAGTQAGRFWGRTGCSFNASGRGTCQTGDCGGQLSCQVSGAVPTTLAEYTLNVNGNTDYYDVSLVDGFNVPLSINPTNAQCTGSACRTDINAVCPAELKVEGGCNTACNVFQTDQYCCTGSYANNCPPTNYSMIFKNQCPQAYSYTKDDSSNNFSCPSGTTDYSVVFCPKICIGSYTLQHTNYHPVFRYLIYGGIKYHLVLRHCMPVLSLTVSDK